A portion of the Spirochaetota bacterium genome contains these proteins:
- a CDS encoding V-type ATP synthase subunit D, producing MARVVPTKLNLINAREFLKLARDGRNLLDEKKEILITNILSVIKELKKVRAEFDQLTREIYNEFIYIKSILGDEFIYNELKCANIREVEFDIIYKNVIGVIVPVVKSMNVKMNTSVNNSVFFSSYRLESLKGKFEIFLKKMIEVSEKETVLWNLIKDLKKTQRRVNALDNVIIPEILEDIKFIVDSLEDRDREVIFQLQRIKGRKTREELVDEEY from the coding sequence ATGGCTAGGGTTGTTCCTACAAAGTTGAACCTAATAAACGCAAGAGAATTCTTGAAGCTTGCAAGAGATGGAAGAAACCTACTTGACGAAAAAAAAGAGATCCTAATAACTAACATACTTTCAGTCATTAAGGAACTTAAGAAGGTAAGAGCGGAGTTTGACCAACTTACTAGGGAAATCTACAATGAATTCATATACATAAAGTCCATACTCGGTGATGAGTTTATCTATAACGAACTTAAATGTGCTAACATACGAGAGGTTGAGTTTGATATAATATACAAGAATGTGATAGGTGTTATCGTTCCAGTTGTCAAGTCAATGAATGTTAAGATGAATACTTCTGTGAATAACTCGGTGTTCTTCTCTTCATACAGGTTAGAATCACTAAAAGGTAAGTTTGAAATATTCTTGAAAAAAATGATAGAGGTTTCGGAAAAGGAGACAGTGCTGTGGAATTTAATAAAGGATCTAAAGAAAACCCAGCGAAGGGTTAATGCACTTGATAATGTTATAATACCAGAGATATTAGAGGATATTAAGTTCATTGTTGACTCTCTTGAAGACAGGGATAGAGAGGTAATATTCCAACTCCAGAGGATAAAAGGTAGAAAGACAAGAGAGGAATTGGTAGATGAAGAGTATTAG
- a CDS encoding HPF/RaiA family ribosome-associated protein — translation MEVLIEGKGFVITDDVREHINNKLSKISFAEDKVTKIHFFISTTPTTSVLCEMDVFVDHTKVFAKYEHTDWKIAITDTINMAHDLIIKERKKKKTTRMREARKKRQ, via the coding sequence ATGGAGGTCCTGATAGAGGGCAAAGGGTTTGTGATAACCGACGATGTTAGGGAACACATAAACAATAAATTATCAAAAATATCTTTTGCAGAGGATAAGGTCACCAAAATACACTTCTTCATCTCCACAACTCCGACTACTTCAGTACTGTGTGAAATGGATGTATTCGTTGACCATACGAAGGTTTTCGCAAAATATGAGCATACCGATTGGAAGATAGCAATCACTGACACAATAAACATGGCTCATGACCTAATAATAAAGGAGAGAAAGAAGAAGAAAACAACCAGAATGAGAGAGGCAAGAAAGAAGAGACAATGA
- a CDS encoding TIGR00282 family metallophosphoesterase — translation MKSIRILALGDVVGTRAVEILSKYILTLRETLHPDIIIVNGENSSDRGIGITEKEYKLLISSGVDVITTGNHIWNKKDVYKFINESDRLLRPINYHPSLPGRGTTIVSVNNLKVAVVNVIGSVIMDAPFVSPFYSVENEVSKLREETNLIVVDFHAEATAEKVLMGWFLDGKVSLVFGTHTHIQTADEKILPNGTGYITDIGMCGFQKSVIGSKIDESMKRIVLGVPERLDPSTEGEFQINGVIADVDVTSGKTFSIRRLNLSLPTS, via the coding sequence ATGAAGAGTATTAGGATACTTGCTCTTGGAGATGTTGTTGGAACTAGGGCTGTTGAGATACTTTCAAAGTATATTCTTACACTCAGGGAAACACTACATCCTGATATCATCATTGTCAATGGAGAGAATTCAAGTGATAGAGGTATAGGAATAACCGAAAAGGAATACAAACTTCTCATATCTTCTGGAGTTGATGTTATAACTACTGGTAATCATATATGGAACAAAAAAGATGTTTATAAGTTCATAAACGAGTCAGATAGATTATTGAGGCCAATAAATTATCATCCTTCATTACCAGGAAGAGGTACTACTATTGTAAGTGTAAATAACTTAAAAGTTGCTGTTGTGAATGTGATCGGCAGTGTTATTATGGATGCACCATTTGTCTCACCATTCTATTCTGTTGAAAACGAAGTAAGTAAATTAAGAGAAGAAACCAACTTGATTGTAGTAGATTTTCACGCAGAAGCTACTGCTGAAAAGGTTTTGATGGGATGGTTTTTGGACGGTAAAGTTTCTCTCGTCTTTGGAACTCATACACATATTCAAACTGCTGATGAGAAAATACTACCAAATGGCACAGGATACATAACAGATATTGGTATGTGTGGCTTTCAAAAATCAGTAATAGGCAGCAAGATTGATGAGTCTATGAAAAGGATAGTTTTAGGTGTTCCTGAAAGACTTGACCCATCAACAGAGGGAGAATTCCAGATAAATGGTGTTATAGCAGATGTAGATGTGACAAGTGGTAAAACATTTAGCATAAGAAGGTTGAACCTTTCACTTCCAACTAGTTAG
- the hprK gene encoding HPr(Ser) kinase/phosphatase, which translates to MTVEDFVEIALREYNLNLEIIGGKENAKVKEITSVVTNRPGLSLVGFFDNFAYDRVQIIGRGEQSYIHKVYLDRNTEGIKNFEKFLSFDIPCCIISDGKELPEDFLDLADSKGIPMITSNIDTYQLTFSVELILNNELAPRVVVNGGMFDIFGYGVLIIGRSGIGKSEVGLELLSRRHRFVADDVVLIKKIRYPEGYRAVAFPYNQNLSNLIEVRGIGIINVEQMFGTGFTIPKKEIDIVIELVDWDNSMVIDRIGNNVEIYEILEIKLPKKTIPVSPGRNISFLIETAIMNERIKRRR; encoded by the coding sequence ATGACTGTAGAGGATTTTGTAGAGATCGCCCTTAGAGAGTATAACCTGAACTTAGAAATAATAGGGGGCAAAGAAAACGCTAAGGTAAAAGAAATAACCTCTGTTGTTACAAACAGACCCGGTCTGTCATTAGTTGGTTTTTTTGATAATTTTGCATACGACAGGGTTCAAATAATAGGAAGAGGTGAGCAATCCTATATACACAAAGTCTATCTTGATAGGAATACTGAAGGTATAAAAAACTTTGAGAAGTTTCTATCTTTTGACATACCTTGCTGTATTATATCTGACGGTAAGGAGTTGCCAGAAGACTTTCTTGACCTTGCAGATTCCAAAGGTATTCCAATGATAACTAGTAATATTGATACCTATCAACTTACCTTTTCAGTTGAACTCATCCTAAACAACGAGTTAGCTCCTAGGGTTGTTGTTAATGGGGGGATGTTTGACATCTTCGGATATGGAGTTTTGATTATCGGTAGGAGTGGTATTGGAAAAAGTGAGGTTGGGCTAGAATTACTAAGTAGGAGACATAGGTTTGTTGCCGATGATGTTGTGCTTATAAAGAAAATACGCTATCCTGAAGGATACAGAGCAGTTGCATTCCCATACAACCAGAATCTTTCAAACCTTATTGAAGTGAGAGGTATAGGTATCATAAATGTTGAACAAATGTTCGGAACAGGTTTTACTATCCCTAAGAAAGAAATAGACATCGTAATAGAACTAGTTGATTGGGATAATTCAATGGTTATAGACAGAATAGGTAATAATGTTGAAATCTATGAGATTTTAGAAATAAAATTACCAAAGAAAACG
- the rpsS gene encoding 30S ribosomal protein S19 gives MPRSVKKGPFIDKHLYEKVLEMSERKEKTPIKTWSRRSTIIPEMVGLTISVYNGKTFIPVYITDQMIGHKLGEFAPTRIFRAHGGKKAEVTPQK, from the coding sequence ATGCCTAGGTCGGTAAAGAAAGGTCCGTTTATTGATAAGCACTTATACGAAAAGGTATTGGAAATGTCTGAAAGAAAAGAGAAGACACCAATAAAAACTTGGTCCAGAAGATCTACTATAATACCCGAAATGGTAGGATTAACAATATCAGTGTATAACGGCAAAACATTCATACCCGTATACATAACAGATCAGATGATAGGGCACAAGCTTGGTGAATTTGCTCCGACAAGGATATTCAGAGCACACGGTGGTAAAAAAGCAGAAGTAACACCACAGAAGTAA
- a CDS encoding 50S ribosomal protein L22: MEAVCRAKYLKISQKKMVRFVNVVKGRRLDVVLSYLDILPHKGAKLLSKALKSAYANLKHKGSKSEMKDVYVKDIKVNQSISLKRVIPRSRGSADIIRRRFSSVYVLVSDEIQKKEA; the protein is encoded by the coding sequence ATGGAAGCAGTTTGTAGAGCAAAGTATCTGAAAATATCTCAAAAAAAGATGGTAAGGTTTGTTAATGTAGTAAAAGGAAGAAGACTGGATGTTGTATTATCCTATCTAGACATCCTACCGCACAAAGGAGCAAAACTCCTTTCAAAGGCTTTGAAATCCGCTTATGCGAACTTGAAACACAAAGGTTCTAAATCGGAAATGAAGGATGTTTATGTGAAAGACATTAAGGTAAATCAGTCAATCTCACTAAAAAGAGTTATACCGAGATCAAGAGGTAGTGCAGACATAATAAGAAGAAGGTTTTCTAGTGTATATGTTCTTGTATCAGATGAAATTCAGAAAAAGGAGG